A single region of the Anticarsia gemmatalis isolate Benzon Research Colony breed Stoneville strain chromosome 19, ilAntGemm2 primary, whole genome shotgun sequence genome encodes:
- the bai gene encoding transmembrane emp24 domain-containing protein bai isoform X1 produces MEVHYLVLFLSVLWHGTDAIMWSLAPNTQKCLKEELHANVLVAGEYEVTEVAGQRVDYVIRDSKDHILSQRDSISKGKFTFVTETYDTFEVCFISKVPHERRGVNQDVMLDIKIGIEAKNYEGIGEAAKLKPMELELKRLEDLSEAIVQDFTLMRKREEEMRDTNVSLVILFQSPPTTASYSSVYSPWHVSWVLPRGRSSTFAGISRPKNLLNNIIQI; encoded by the exons ATGGAGGTGCACTATCTCGTGTTGTTTTTGAGTGTACTATGGCACGGCACGGACGCGATTATGTGGAGCCTAGCGCCGAACACACAGAAGTGTTTGAAGGAAGAACTGCATGCTAACGTGCTTGTGGCTGGAGAATATGAGGTTACAGAAGTAGCTGGACAAAGGGTCGACTATGTC ATTCGTGATTCGAAAGACCACATATTGTCACAGAGAGACTCAATATCTAAAGGAAAGTTCACATTTGTGACTGAAACATATGACACTTTTGAAGTGTGTTTCATATCAAAAGTACCGCATG aGCGCCGAGGAGTCAATCAAGATGTGATGCTGGACATCAAAATTGGAATAGAAGCTAAGAATTATGaaggt ATTGGTGAGGCCGCTAAGCTGAAGCCTATGGAACTGGAACTCAAGAGGTTAGAGGACCTGTCTGAAGCCATTGTACAGGACTTCACTCTGATGAGGAAGCGAGAGGAAGAAATGAGGGACACCAATG TTTCCCTCGTCATTCTGTTTCAGAGTCCACCAACAACCGCGTCTTATTCTTCAGTTTATTCTCCATGGCATGTCTCCTGGGTCTTGCCACGTGGCAGGTCCTCTACCTTCGCCGGTATTTCAAGGCCAAAAAACTTATTGAATAACATCATACAAATTTAA
- the bai gene encoding transmembrane emp24 domain-containing protein bai isoform X2: protein MEVHYLVLFLSVLWHGTDAIMWSLAPNTQKCLKEELHANVLVAGEYEVTEVAGQRVDYVIRDSKDHILSQRDSISKGKFTFVTETYDTFEVCFISKVPHERRGVNQDVMLDIKIGIEAKNYEGIGEAAKLKPMELELKRLEDLSEAIVQDFTLMRKREEEMRDTNESTNNRVLFFSLFSMACLLGLATWQVLYLRRYFKAKKLIE from the exons ATGGAGGTGCACTATCTCGTGTTGTTTTTGAGTGTACTATGGCACGGCACGGACGCGATTATGTGGAGCCTAGCGCCGAACACACAGAAGTGTTTGAAGGAAGAACTGCATGCTAACGTGCTTGTGGCTGGAGAATATGAGGTTACAGAAGTAGCTGGACAAAGGGTCGACTATGTC ATTCGTGATTCGAAAGACCACATATTGTCACAGAGAGACTCAATATCTAAAGGAAAGTTCACATTTGTGACTGAAACATATGACACTTTTGAAGTGTGTTTCATATCAAAAGTACCGCATG aGCGCCGAGGAGTCAATCAAGATGTGATGCTGGACATCAAAATTGGAATAGAAGCTAAGAATTATGaaggt ATTGGTGAGGCCGCTAAGCTGAAGCCTATGGAACTGGAACTCAAGAGGTTAGAGGACCTGTCTGAAGCCATTGTACAGGACTTCACTCTGATGAGGAAGCGAGAGGAAGAAATGAGGGACACCAATG AGTCCACCAACAACCGCGTCTTATTCTTCAGTTTATTCTCCATGGCATGTCTCCTGGGTCTTGCCACGTGGCAGGTCCTCTACCTTCGCCGGTATTTCAAGGCCAAAAAACTTATTGAATAA
- the ZnT86D gene encoding solute carrier family 30 member 7 codes for MLPLTQKDTRIHRGPLGGIREKFANWLRLIYSDKNSRNLFLFLILNLSFAFVELFYGVWTNSLGLISDAFHMFFDCTGLVAGLAASLVSKWRANERFTYGYARAEVLAGFVNGLFLLFIAFFIMSEAVERAIEPPEVKHERLLLVSILGFLVNMVGIYAFHHGHGHGHGGHGHSHGGHGHSHNHHGHSHDEDGEAPTGAGSAIMRGVFLHVLADTLGSVGVIISAILMRTFGWMRADPICSMAIALLIAASVIPLVRDSAGVLMQRTPTSLERALPNLFTRVVGLAGVHAVHEPHFWTLCSDVHVGALKIEVAKEVDPRYITEQTSRIFREAGVKHLTVQLDYYPL; via the exons ATGTTGCCGCTTACGCAAAAGGACACTAGGATTCACCGCGGCCCTTTGGGTGGAATACGCGAAAAGTTTGCAAACTGGCTAAGACTAATTTATTCTGATAAGAATTCTAGGAATTTGTTCTTGTTCCTGATACTCAACTTGTCCTTTGCCTTTGTTGAATTGTTTTACGGTGTATGGACAAATAGTTTAG GTCTAATTTCGGATGCATTCCATATGTTCTTTGATTGTACGGGGCTGGTGGCTGGTCTGGCTGCGTCCCTAGTGTCGAAATGGCGCGCGAACGAACGATTCACTTACGGCTACGCAAGAGCTGAAGTGCTGGCTGGATTTGTCAATGGGTTGTTCCtgttatttattgcatttttcaTCATGAGCGAGGCTGTGGAAAGAGCAATAGAGCCACCAGAG GTAAAACATGAACGTCTCCTGCTGGTATCGATACTCGGGTTCCTAGTCAACATGGTGGGCATATACGCGTTCCACCACGGGCACGGGCACGGCCACGGCGGGCACGGTCACTCGCACGGCGGCCACGGCCACTCACACAACCATCACGGACACTCGCACGACGAAGACGGCGAGGCTCCCACCGGCGCCGGCTCCGCCATCATGAGGGGCGTCTTCCTTCACGTCCTAGCTGACACGCTAGGATCCGTCGGAGTCATCATCTCAGCCATCCTCATGAGAACGTTCGGCTGGATGAGGGCAGACCCCATATGCTCCATGGCTATAGCTCTCCTCATAGCCGCTAGTGTAATACCTTTAGTGCGTGACTCCGCTGGAGTACTGATGCAACGGACTCCAACGTCACTCGAGCGCGCGTTGCCTAACTTGTTCACCCGCGTCGTAGGCCTCGCCGGTGTTCACGCGGTCCACGAACCGCATTTCTGGACCCTGTGCAGTGATGTCCATGTAGGTGCACTTAAAATAGAAGTAGCGAAAGAAGTCGACCCTCGGTACATCACTGAACAAACGTCGAGGATCTTCCGGGAAGCGGGCGTCAAACATCTCACGGTACAACTCGACTACTACCCTCTCTGA
- the Rox8 gene encoding TIA1 cytotoxic granule associated RNA binding protein Rox8: MGDESHPKTLYVGNLDASVTEVFICTLFGQIGEVKGCKIIREPGNDPYAFLEFTSHTAAATALAAMNKRVVLDKEMKVNWATSPGNQPKTDTSNHHHIFVGDLSPEIETHILRDAFAPFGEISNCRIVRDPQTLKSKGYAFVSFVKKADAEAAIQAMNGQWLGSRSIRTNWSTRKPPSKPNEGAPSSKRAKQPTFDEVYNQSSPTNTTVYCGGFTSNVITEELMQNTFSQFGQIQDIRVFRDKGYAFIRFTTKEAAAHAIEATHNTEISGHIVKCFWGKENGGGDNQSTNNATAAPPAMGAQTQYPYPYQQGMGYWYAQGYPALQGYMAPGYYQQYAAAYSNPQAAAAAGYRMSMPGGGGAGAGGWGGGPAPLMYASPMPSAQYPSQ, from the exons ATGGGCGACGAAAGCCATCCGAAAACTCTCTACGTCGGTAATTTGGACGCGAGTGTTACAGAAGTATTCATATGTACGTTGTTCGGACAAATAGGCGAAGTAAAAGGCTGTAAGATAATCCGCGAACCTGGCAATGATCCCTATGCCTTCCTCGAGTTTACAAGTCACACCGCGGCAGCTACAGCTCTGGCCGCCATGAACAAGCGAGTGGTCCTCGACAAGGAAATGAAGGTTAACTGGGCTACGAGTCCTGGCAATCAGCCGAAGACTGATACCAGCAACCATCATCACATATTCGTCGGTGATCTTTCACCAGAGATAGAAACGCACATATTGCGGGACGCGTTTGCGCCATTCGGTGAAATTTCGAATTGTCGGATAGTCCGCGACCCACAAACGCTCAAATCTAAAGGGTACGCTTTCGTTTCATTCGTAAAGAAGGCCGACGCGGAGGCGGCTATTCAGGCAATGAACGGGCAGTGGTTAGGCTCCCGCTCTATACGTACGAACTGGTCGACACGCAAGCCGCCGTCTAAGCCCAACGAAGGCGCGCCAAGCAGCAAGCGAGCAAAACAGCCGACATTCGACGAGGTTTACAACCAGAGCTCACCGACGAACACGACGGTGTACTGCGGTGGATTCACTAGCAATGTAATAACTGAAGAATTAATGCAGAACACATTCTCACAATTTGGTCAGATACAGGACATCAGAGTGTTCAGGGATAAAGGCTATGCCTTCATTAGGTTTACTACTAAAGAGGCTGCAGCGCATGCCATTGAAGCGACACACAATACAGAAATTAGCGGTCACATAGTCAAATGTTTCTGGGGGAAAGAAAATGGAGGTGGTGATAATCAG AGTACGAACAACGCGACAGCGGCGCCGCCTGCGATGGGTGCGCAGACGCAATACCCTTATCCCTACCAGCAAGGCATGGGCTATTGGTATGCTCAG GGTTATCCGGCGTTACAAGGGTATATGGCACCAGGCTACTACCAGCAATACGCCGCCGCCTATAGCAACCCGCAGGCCGCAGCAGCAG CGGGGTACCGCATGAGCATGCCGGGcgggggcggcgcgggcgcgggcggctgGGGGGGCGGGCCGGCGCCGCTCATGTATGCGTCGCCCATGCCGTCCGCGCAGTACCCCTCGCAGTAG